In the genome of Candoia aspera isolate rCanAsp1 chromosome 1, rCanAsp1.hap2, whole genome shotgun sequence, one region contains:
- the LOC134499944 gene encoding coiled-coil domain-containing protein 148-like, protein MSGRYLQGPITTQRSSNIDNLVVRVKNGLQSPKYKPVDYEQLHAITEAKKLQSANILLKIKKLEHASKINKEQMLLKQHHQVWWKEHKRLHENRQKLESEVQTFFDEENEYFFDLWDLRYKLTKGLDTFQANTVQPVWQLREDLRYRLLEIQTTSKSVEYQFNPDAVLEEVEFVKKQQKAILEKLHLERIALEKELEEFTDEVLACTLEERTTLVPEIPRQLLDLECPYPDLKASVLTQFYKLADNYCLKIQETDQDLKAIGR, encoded by the exons ATGAGCGGAAGATACCTTCAAGGACCTATTACAACTCAGAGGAGTAGCAATAtag ACAATTTGGTTGTTCGTGTGAAAAATGGGCTTCAGAGTCCAAAGTATAAACCTGTTGATTATGAACAACTCCATGCAATTACTGAAGCCAAGAAATTACAATCTGCCAACATCCTCTTAAAG ATTAAAAAACTAgagcatgcttcaaaaattaaCAAGGAACAAATGCTGCTGAAACAGCATCACCAAGTGTGGTGGAAAGAGCACAAAAGATTGCATGAAAACAG GCAGAAATTAGAATCTGAAGTTCAAACATTCTTTGATgaagaaaatgaatattttttcgACTTGTGGGACTTGC GATATAAATTAACAAAAGGCTTGGATACATTTCAAGCAAATACAGTGCAACCTGTCTGGCAGCTACGAGAAGATTTAAGGTACAGGCTATTGGAAATTCAAACCACCAGCAAAAGTGTGGAATATCAGTTTAATCCAGATGCTGTATTAGAAGAG GTAGAGTTTGTGAAGAAACAACAGAAAGCAATTTTGGAAAAGCTTCATCTGGAGAGAATAGCTTTGGAAAAGGAGCTTGAAGAATTTACAGATGAA GTGCTGGCATGTACTTTAGAGGAAAGGACCACACTCGTACCTGAGATTCCACGACAGTTACTGGATTTGGAGTGCCCATATCCTGATCTGAAAGCTTCTGTGCTTACTCAGTTTTATAAACTTGCAGATAACTACTGTTTGAAGATTCAGGAGACTGATCAAGATTTAAAAGCCATAGGAAGGTAA